The genomic interval ATTAATCCTGTACACATCGTTGATTTGATTACAGGGAATAGTTATCTTTGGGATAAGGAGTGGAATTATGTAGATATAAGCCCAGATTTACCTTTTCATTTGTTCAAAATTCAACAATAGTCAAGCTATTAATAACGATGACATTACTTCTAAAAAGTAGTAACGTTTAAGAAAAATAAACCAAAAAAAATGAATAAAGTACAAACACATTCTCTTTTTACCGATTTTGATATAGATTTATTTAAAGCTGGAAAGCATTTCAGATTATATGAAAAATTAGGTGCACATCTTATTGAAGTGGACGGAGTAAAAGGAGTTTATTTCGCTGTTTGGGCACCTACCGCTCGCTCAGTTTCAGTTGTTGGTGATTTTAATTACTGGATTCAAGGAGAACACCAATTACAAGTACGCTGGGATTCCTCTGGAATTTGGGAAGGATTTATTCCCAATATTGGAAAAGGAACAACCTATAAATATAAAATACAATCTGATAACGGCGGAATTATTACCGAAAAAGCAGATCCTTTTGCTTTTTATTGTGAAAAACCACCACATACGGCTTCTGTAGTTTGGGATTTAGACTACAAATGGGATGATTCCAAATGGATGAAAACCAGAAAAGACCACAATGGTCTAGATAAGCCTTACTCAGTTTATGAAGTTCATTTAGGATCTTGGAAACGTCATGGCAAAGAGAATCGTTTTTTAACTTATTTAGAATTTGCTGAGGATTTAGTGGATTACGTTAAAGAAACAGGTTTTACACACATAGAATTTATGCCAGTAATGGAATATCCTTATGATCCATCATGGGGTTACCAATTGGTTGGTTATTTTGCGCCAACTTCTCGTTTTGGGAATCCACAAGAATTCATGGTTTTGGTTGATAAATTACACCAGGCTGGAATTGGAGTTATTATGGATTGGGTTCCTTCTCATTTTCCTGATGATGCTCACGGTTTAGGATTTTTTGACGGATCAAATCTATACGAACATCCCGATCGTAGAAAAGGATATCATCCTGATTGGAAAAGTTTGGTATTTAACTATGGACGTAACGAAGTTCGCTCGTTCTTAATTAGTAATGCTATCTTTTGGTTGCAACATTACCATGTTGATTCCCTACGTGTAGACGCAGTTGCATCTATGTTGTATTTAGATTATTCTAGAGAAGAAGGAGAGTGGGAGCCAAATGAATTTGGTGGTAGAGAGAATCTAGACACCATCAGTTTCTTAAAAGAGTTTAATGAAGCCGTTTATTCTAATTTTGAAGGAGTTCAAACAATTGCAGAAGAAAGCACTTCGTTTCCAATGGTTTCTAGGCCTACATTTGTAGGTGGATTAGGTTTTGGAATGAAATGGATGATGGGTTGGATGCATGATACTTTAGACTATTTCCAAAAAGAGACGGTTTATAGAAAATACCACCAGAATGACTTGACTTTTTCTATGACCTATGCTTTTACTGAAAATTTCATGTTGCCTCTTTCACATGATGAAGTGGTGTATGGTAAACATTCAATTGCTGGAAGAATGCCCGGTGATGAATGGCAGAAATTTGCCAACCTGAGATTACTTTATGGCTATATGTTTACACACCCTGGTACAAAATTATTGTTCATGGGGTCTGAATTTGGTCAAAGCGCGGAATGGAATTTTGAGGAAAGTTTAGATTGGCATTTATTACAATATCCGTTCCATGAGGGGATTAAAAAAGTTGTTACTGATTTGAATGGTTTATATAGATCGGAACCTGCATTGCATGAAAAGCAATTTAGTCCAGAAGGATTTGAATGGATCAATTATTCAGACCATCAAAATGCGGTGATGTCTTATATCCGAAATGGAAATAATCCAAAAGATAGTGTCATAGTAGTTTGTAATTTCACACAAGTGGTTAGAGAAAATTATAGAATTGGTTTACCTAGAAAAGGAAAATTGACTGAAATTTTCAATAGTGATGATGTGATTTACGGTGGTAGTGGTATGGTTAATCCAAATAAAATTACGATTGAATCTTCTCCTTACGACGGTAGAGATTTTTCAGCAGCAGTAACATTACCACCATTAGCAGTAATTGCTTATAAAATTTCAAAATAAACAAACTTGATTCGTTTGATTATTTGAACTCAGTTTAATTATAACATCTTTATCGTATCACTACTTATTTTAATTAATAAATGGTGATATGATATTTTTGTTTTACATCATTAATTAATGATACTATTTTTACCAATAAAGCCTTTAATTAAAGTGAGGTAACTGAGAATATTTGTAAATTTGAACCTTACAATAAGAGTCTTAAAATAATTAGTATATGATTACAAATACAGAACTAGAATATAAGGGGGATTTATATCCATCAAAAATAATTTCCCATGAACACGAAGTAGATTCTGTTTATTTTTACACCAATAATAGTGTTATTCTAAAAGTTACAATATTAAGAGATAGCATGTTACGTTTTAGGTATACCACCAAAGGATATTTTAGTAATGATTTTTCATATGC from Flavobacterium ovatum carries:
- the glgB gene encoding 1,4-alpha-glucan branching protein GlgB — translated: MNKVQTHSLFTDFDIDLFKAGKHFRLYEKLGAHLIEVDGVKGVYFAVWAPTARSVSVVGDFNYWIQGEHQLQVRWDSSGIWEGFIPNIGKGTTYKYKIQSDNGGIITEKADPFAFYCEKPPHTASVVWDLDYKWDDSKWMKTRKDHNGLDKPYSVYEVHLGSWKRHGKENRFLTYLEFAEDLVDYVKETGFTHIEFMPVMEYPYDPSWGYQLVGYFAPTSRFGNPQEFMVLVDKLHQAGIGVIMDWVPSHFPDDAHGLGFFDGSNLYEHPDRRKGYHPDWKSLVFNYGRNEVRSFLISNAIFWLQHYHVDSLRVDAVASMLYLDYSREEGEWEPNEFGGRENLDTISFLKEFNEAVYSNFEGVQTIAEESTSFPMVSRPTFVGGLGFGMKWMMGWMHDTLDYFQKETVYRKYHQNDLTFSMTYAFTENFMLPLSHDEVVYGKHSIAGRMPGDEWQKFANLRLLYGYMFTHPGTKLLFMGSEFGQSAEWNFEESLDWHLLQYPFHEGIKKVVTDLNGLYRSEPALHEKQFSPEGFEWINYSDHQNAVMSYIRNGNNPKDSVIVVCNFTQVVRENYRIGLPRKGKLTEIFNSDDVIYGGSGMVNPNKITIESSPYDGRDFSAAVTLPPLAVIAYKISK